From the genome of Amia ocellicauda isolate fAmiCal2 chromosome 14, fAmiCal2.hap1, whole genome shotgun sequence, one region includes:
- the LOC136768832 gene encoding tryptase, whose amino-acid sequence MMIFLQILLLVLALNTYEVFGVMGPGKTPSNDWNWVVGVEVDSQMYPGVLVTDQWVLTAKHIFDRVTLDRCTIWLYKKELPEGQGLKVKHLCHYDFDLALLHLESQVKVVPIFHPETMMPDKEAAAKCHVASWDVISAAKWKAVSVKVNLLDGDECNQITTSNHTFCAKASDKDTMFCPGDSGGPLFCEVNKEWVLFGVVSQGQSNCRPPIIPTIFSSVYNQLKWIKCQPE is encoded by the exons ATGATGATTTTTCTGCAGATTCTGCTGCTTGTCCTGGCCCTGAATACCTATGAAG TGTTCGGTGTAATGGGTCCTGGCAAAACACCCAGTAATGATTGGAACTGGGTGGTGGGAGTCGAAGTGGACTCACAAATGTACCCAGGCGTCCTGGTGACTGACCAGTGGGTTTTGACGGCTAAACACATCTTTGATCG GGTGACACTTGACAGGTGTACAATCTGGCTGTATAAGAAAGAGCTACCAGAGGGACAAGGCCTAAAAGTCAAACATCTCTGTCATTATGACTTCGACCTCGCCCTGTTACATCTGGAGAGTCAAGTCAAAGTGGTTCCCATCTTTCACCCGGAAACCATGATGCCTGATAAAGAAGCCGCAGCTAAGTGCCATGTGGCTTCCTGGGACGTTATTTCGGCAG CCAAATGGAAAGCTGTGAGTGTCAAGGTGAATCTTCTAGATGGCGATGAATGCAATCAAATAACCACAAGTAACCACACATTCTGTGCCAAAGCCAGTGACAAAGACACCATGTTCTGCCCT GGTGACTCTGGTGGCCCTCTGTTCTGTGAAGTGAATAAAGAATGGGTCCTGTTTGGGGTGGTCTCTCAAGGGCAGAGCAATTGCCGTCCTCCCATCATACCGACAATCTTCAGCTCTGTCTACAACCAGCTTAAGTGGATCAAATGCCAGCCTGAATAG